The Deltaproteobacteria bacterium genomic sequence CACGGGGCGCTGAGCGCGGCGAGTCGCTCCCTCACGCGAGCCCGCCCATCAGCACGTACTTCCACTCGGTGAACTCGTGGAGGCCGTGCCTTCCGCCCTCGCGACCGAGGCCGGACTGCTTCACACCGCCGAAGGGCGCGACCTCGGTCGAGAGAATGCCGGCGTTGACCGCGACCATGCCGGCTTCGAGCGCGCCGGCGACGCGCCAGGCGCGCGCGAGATCGCGCGTGAAGACGTAGGCCGCGAGGCCGTACTCGCTCGCGTTGGCGAGGCGCAGCGCTTCCTCCTCGCGCTCGAAGCGGAACAGCGCCGCGACGGGGCCGAAGGTTTCCTCGCTCGCGAGCTCCACCGTGGGCGGCACGTCGCGCAGCACGGTGGGCTCGTAGTAGGTGCCGCCGCGCGCGTGGCGCCTGCCGCCGCACACGACGCGCGCACCGCGCTGCGTCGCGTCCGCCACGTGTCGCTCCACCTTGGCGAGTGCCGCGTCCGTAATCAGTGGCCCTTGCGCCACGCCGTCCTCGCGGCCGTCGCCCACCTTCAGTGCGCGCACGCGCTCCGCGAGCTTCGCGGCGAACGCGTCGTAGATGCCGGCCTGCACGTAGAAGCGATTCGCGCACACGCAGGTCTGGCCCGTGTTGCGGAACTTCGAGGCGATCGCACCTTCGACTGCGGCGTCGAGCTCGGCGTCGTCGAACACGAGGAACGGCGCGTTGCCGCCGAGCTCGAGCGAGACGCGCTTCACCGTGCCCGCGCACTGTGCGAGCAGCAGCTTGCCCGTGGCGGTAGAGCCGGTGAACGACAGCGCCCGAACCCCAGGGCTCGACGTCAGCACGCCGCCGACTTCGGCAGGGACTCCCGTGACGACGTTCAGCACGCCCGCCGGCAGGCCCGCGCGCTCCGAGAGCACGGCGAGCGCGAGCGCGGAGAACGGCGTCGCCTCGGCGGGTTTCGCGACGACCGTGCAGCCCGCCGCGAGCGCAGGCGCGACTTTTCGCGCGAGCATCGCGGCGGGGAAGTTCCACGGCGTGATCACCGCGCACACGCCGATCGGCTCGGGCACCACGACGATGCGCGAGCCGGGGAACGGGCTCGGGATCGTCTCGCCGTAAGCGCGCTTCGCCTCTTCGCCGAACCACTCGAGAAACGACGCGGCATAGGCGATCTCGCCGCGCGCCTCGGCGAGCGGCTTGCCCTGCTCGCTCGTCATCAGCAGCGCGAGATCCTCGCGATGCTCGAGCATCAGGTCCGCCCAGCGGCGCAGGATCGCCGCGCGCTCTTTCGCGGACTTGGCTCGCCACGCAGGAAGCGCCCGCTCCGCCGCCGCGATTGCGCGCTCGACCTCGGCGGATGCGAGCTGCGGAACCGCACCGATCCGCGAGCGCGTCGCCGGATCGCGCACGTCGAAACGCGCACCGCTCGCGGCCTGCGCGGGCGCGCCGTCGATCCAGCACGCCTCGAGAAACAGCTTCGGGTCCGAGAGCTTCACGCACCGCTCCTGCTCGGGTGGACCCGCGCATCCTACGGCGGGACGGCGAGCGCGCGACACGCTTCGGCGGAATCACGCCACGCGCGCATGCACCGCGCGCCCGCGCTCACCAGCAGCGCACCGTCGCGACCCGTCCAGGCGAGCCGCGCTCCGCGCGCAGCCACTCGTTCGCGCACGCTCGCGTGCGGCCAGCCGAAGCGTCCCGCGAGCGGCGCAGAGGCGATCGCGAGCCGCGGCTGCACGGCGTCGAGAAGCCCGTGCGTGGTGGACGAGCGGCTGCCGTGATGCGCGAGCTTCAGCACGTCTGCGCGCAGCCGCGCGCCGCTCGCGAGCAGGCGCTCCTCGCCGCGAGCTTCGAGATCGCCGAGGAGCAGCGCGCTGAGGCCGGCTAGCTCGACGCGCAGCACGAGCGAACGGTCGTTGTCCCCGAGCCGCGCGGCGTCGCGCGGTGGCCACAGCGGCGCGACGCGCACGCCGGCGCGCACGATCGGCGCGTCGCCGAGGCCGCGCTCGCGCACGCGCACGCCTCGTTTGCGCGCGCGGGCCGCGAGCGCGGCGAAGCCCGGCTCCGCGCGCGCGCCGTGGGGCAGCCAGAGCTCGCGACACCGAAATGTGTCGAGCACGCTCGGCGCGCCGCCGCGATGGTCGAGGTCGGCGTGGCTGACGGCCAGCGCGTCGAGCTCACGCACGCCGAGCGCCGCGAGCGCGGGCACGACGATGCTCGCACCCGCGTCCCAGCCATCCGGAGATGCGCCGCCGGCGTCCACCAGCAAGGAAAAGCCGCGCGCTTGCACGAGCGTTGCATCGCCGTGGCCGACATCCAGGAACACGATGCGTGGCGCGGGCGGAGCGATCGCGGGCGCGGGTGCGTAGGCGAGCGCCGCCTGCGCCGCGAGCGCGCACGCGAGGCGCACCGCCAGCCTGCGCGTGTGCATGCCGAGCGCGAGCGCAGCCAGGGCACACGCAAGCGCGAGGGCGTGCGGAGGCTGCGGAGCAACGCGAGGCGCGAGCGACGCGACGGCGAGCGCGGCGTCGAGCGCGCGCTCCGCGAGCGCCGCGCAGCCGGAGATCGCGAAGCTCGCGAGCGCAGCATCTCCAGCGAACGCCGCGGCCGACGCCAGAAACGCTGCGGGCATGAGCACGAAACCGGTGAGCGGAACCGCCGCGAGGTTCGCGACCCCCGCCAGGGGCGGCGCGGCGCCGAAGTGGAGCGCAGCGATCGGCGCTGTCGCGAGCGTCGCCAGCGCGGTGGTCGACAGCGTCGTCGCGATTCCTCGCGCGGCGCGTGAACGCGCGCGCTCTCCGTGCGTCGCCGCGCCGAGCACGAGCGCAGCCGTGGCGGCGAAGGAGAACTGCGCGCCGGGTGCAAACAGCGCCGCGGGCTCCGCAACCAGCACCAGCAGCGCCGCGACGCTGAGCGCGTGTGCGCTCGAGCTCGCGCGGCGCAGCGCCACCGCGGCCGCGAGGCAGGCGAGCATCGCGAGCGAGCGCAGCGCGGGCGTCGCGAGCCCGGCGAGCAGCGCGTAGGCAGCGGCCGCGATCAGCGCGAGAGCGAGGGCGAGGCGCCGCGCGTCGAAGCGAGCCGTCAGGCACGGCGCGCGCGAGAGCAGCGCGAGCGCGATCGCCCACG encodes the following:
- a CDS encoding DNA internalization-related competence protein ComEC/Rec2, giving the protein MGGARHRAPALGLGAPPALAAGAAWAIALALLSRAPCLTARFDARRLALALALIAAAAYALLAGLATPALRSLAMLACLAAAVALRRASSSAHALSVAALLVLVAEPAALFAPGAQFSFAATAALVLGAATHGERARSRAARGIATTLSTTALATLATAPIAALHFGAAPPLAGVANLAAVPLTGFVLMPAAFLASAAAFAGDAALASFAISGCAALAERALDAALAVASLAPRVAPQPPHALALACALAALALGMHTRRLAVRLACALAAQAALAYAPAPAIAPPAPRIVFLDVGHGDATLVQARGFSLLVDAGGASPDGWDAGASIVVPALAALGVRELDALAVSHADLDHRGGAPSVLDTFRCRELWLPHGARAEPGFAALAARARKRGVRVRERGLGDAPIVRAGVRVAPLWPPRDAARLGDNDRSLVLRVELAGLSALLLGDLEARGEERLLASGARLRADVLKLAHHGSRSSTTHGLLDAVQPRLAIASAPLAGRFGWPHASVRERVAARGARLAWTGRDGALLVSAGARCMRAWRDSAEACRALAVPP
- a CDS encoding NAD-dependent succinate-semialdehyde dehydrogenase, with product MKLSDPKLFLEACWIDGAPAQAASGARFDVRDPATRSRIGAVPQLASAEVERAIAAAERALPAWRAKSAKERAAILRRWADLMLEHREDLALLMTSEQGKPLAEARGEIAYAASFLEWFGEEAKRAYGETIPSPFPGSRIVVVPEPIGVCAVITPWNFPAAMLARKVAPALAAGCTVVAKPAEATPFSALALAVLSERAGLPAGVLNVVTGVPAEVGGVLTSSPGVRALSFTGSTATGKLLLAQCAGTVKRVSLELGGNAPFLVFDDAELDAAVEGAIASKFRNTGQTCVCANRFYVQAGIYDAFAAKLAERVRALKVGDGREDGVAQGPLITDAALAKVERHVADATQRGARVVCGGRRHARGGTYYEPTVLRDVPPTVELASEETFGPVAALFRFEREEEALRLANASEYGLAAYVFTRDLARAWRVAGALEAGMVAVNAGILSTEVAPFGGVKQSGLGREGGRHGLHEFTEWKYVLMGGLA